CAGATTTTCTGCCGCGCCTGCCACAGCTCGCCCGCCGGCACCGCATCAGGGAACACCTGGGTATAGAACGAGTCTTTCGAGTGCGTAATGCCTTCCAGGAAGCGATAGCCCAGCGTGTCCGCCGCCTCGGCCAGCGCCTGCACCACCCGCCGGTCGGCGACCGCCGGGTATTCAATCGGTAAATACTGCGTTGTGGTGCCTTCATCACGGATCGCCGCTGTGACGATGGTACCGGACACGCCGCCGTCATGCGCCGGCGCGGCCACGCGGCCGGCGGTGCCGACGCGAATAAAAGTATCCGCACCGGCGGCAATCAGCTCTTCGACGGCGATGGCCGTCGACGGACAGCCCATGCCGGTCGAGGTGACCGACACTTTCTCGCCGTTTAACGTCCCCGTCCAGGTTTTATGCTCGCGCTGGTGAGCCACCAGCCGCGGGTTGTCCAGGCTCTGCGCAATGATATCGGTTCTGAACGGGTCCCCCGGCAGCAGCACATAACGCCCGACGTCACCTTCCTTCAGGCCGATGTGGTAAAAAACGTCACCCTTTTTATACATATTATTATCTCCGTCATTTTTTTATTTGCTGGCGCCTATTCTGCCAATTCAATTTGCCTGATGTATTGATCTGCTTTCCACAATACGATTTTTATCCCGCGGCCTGTCGCTGCCCGGGAGATTTAATCATCAGGCATAGGGAATAATCTGAACATTTCCCATCGCAAAGCATGGCAAATACAGGTTAATGGCCGAAAACCTATTTTTTGCATGGACAAAACCATACGCCGGAGATTTAATAGCGCTCGCGTTTTATATGCCCATAAAGAAAATGGTCAAAACGTCCGCGACAAATTAAAAAGGTGTTCTATAGTTTTTAATGCTAACACCCGTTAGCTATCCCGATAGGATGGAGTCTATGTTAAAGCGATTCTTTGCCGAATTTTTTGGCACATTTTGGTTGGTGTTTGGCGGTTGCGGCA
The nucleotide sequence above comes from Serratia rhizosphaerae. Encoded proteins:
- a CDS encoding nucleoside phosphorylase, coding for MYKKGDVFYHIGLKEGDVGRYVLLPGDPFRTDIIAQSLDNPRLVAHQREHKTWTGTLNGEKVSVTSTGMGCPSTAIAVEELIAAGADTFIRVGTAGRVAAPAHDGGVSGTIVTAAIRDEGTTTQYLPIEYPAVADRRVVQALAEAADTLGYRFLEGITHSKDSFYTQVFPDAVPAGELWQARQKIWQRSNVMCSEMESAAIFVISSIRGCRASGVMAFSDAPDQAAEVAKAIDTACEAIKILIAMDKQSGK